Proteins co-encoded in one Crateriforma spongiae genomic window:
- a CDS encoding TIGR00266 family protein, producing MRGGQANGSRNADAIDYEIFGHETQYVEITLDPGEQTIAEAGALMFMSDGITMETVFGDPGQQGGGFWAKAMSAGKRVLTGESLFMTTFTNHGRGRAVVAFGAPYPGRMIPMHLDQLGGELICQKDAFLCGARGIQIDIAFQKKIGAGLFGGEGFIMQRLRGDGIAIVHAGGTMMYRELAAGEKLRLDTGCLMAIGPTVQYDIEFVGGLKNAFLGGEGLFMATVVGPGPVWLQSLPFSRLAGRVASAIPRAGSGSSKGEGTVLGGLGEMFMGD from the coding sequence ATGCGTGGGGGCCAAGCCAACGGGTCGCGAAACGCCGACGCGATTGACTACGAAATCTTCGGTCACGAAACGCAGTACGTAGAAATCACCTTGGACCCGGGCGAACAAACGATCGCCGAAGCCGGCGCGTTGATGTTCATGTCCGACGGCATCACGATGGAAACCGTCTTTGGTGACCCCGGCCAGCAAGGCGGCGGATTCTGGGCCAAGGCCATGTCCGCCGGCAAACGAGTGCTGACCGGCGAATCCCTGTTCATGACCACCTTTACCAACCATGGACGCGGGCGAGCGGTGGTTGCCTTTGGCGCCCCCTACCCCGGTCGCATGATTCCGATGCACCTGGACCAATTGGGCGGCGAACTGATTTGCCAAAAGGACGCGTTTCTGTGCGGGGCCCGAGGGATTCAAATCGACATCGCGTTCCAAAAGAAGATCGGTGCCGGGCTGTTCGGCGGCGAAGGATTCATCATGCAACGGTTGCGGGGCGACGGCATCGCAATCGTCCATGCCGGTGGGACCATGATGTATCGCGAACTGGCGGCCGGAGAAAAACTGCGGCTGGATACCGGTTGCTTGATGGCGATCGGCCCAACCGTCCAGTACGACATCGAGTTCGTCGGTGGCCTGAAAAACGCGTTTTTGGGCGGCGAAGGCCTATTCATGGCCACCGTGGTCGGGCCGGGCCCGGTGTGGCTGCAATCGTTGCCGTTTTCGCGTCTGGCCGGACGCGTCGCATCGGCGATCCCCCGCGCCGGAAGCGGCAGCAGCAAGGGCGAAGGCACCGTGCTGGGCGGCCTGGGTGAAATGTTCATGGGCGACTAA
- a CDS encoding DNA-directed RNA polymerase subunit omega: MLEELKEEEIVNKVGGRFKLSTLIQKRLVQLNQGSRALVSVDTHDKMSIVLQEIMQDKIVLNTENEVQAVDDLNAAIAAAEGPDLEASDL; this comes from the coding sequence ATGCTTGAAGAACTGAAAGAAGAAGAGATCGTCAACAAGGTCGGTGGCCGATTCAAACTCAGCACCCTGATCCAAAAACGCCTGGTCCAACTGAACCAGGGAAGCCGCGCTCTGGTCAGCGTGGACACTCACGACAAAATGTCGATCGTCTTGCAGGAAATCATGCAAGACAAGATCGTTCTGAACACGGAAAACGAAGTTCAGGCTGTCGACGATTTGAACGCGGCGATCGCAGCGGCCGAAGGCCCGGATCTGGAAGCGTCTGACCTATGA
- the tpiA gene encoding triose-phosphate isomerase, with translation MTRRTLIAGNWKMNMRAESAAALAKGIVDAVGNTPPVDVAVCPPSVYLAPVAGVVAGSSVGLGAQNLYPESDGAFTGEVNAAMLTDIGCRYCILGHSERRQLMGETDKDVSTKLHAALAGNLIPIVCVGETLEQRESGTTEDVIAKQIEGSLAGLDEARAAGIVIAYEPVWAIGTGKTASKEQAEEVHVFIRGLLTKQFGGEVAEQIRIQYGGSVKPGNAAELLAQPNIDGALVGGASLKVDDFLAIINAS, from the coding sequence ATGACTCGCCGCACCCTGATCGCTGGCAACTGGAAAATGAACATGCGGGCCGAATCGGCCGCCGCACTGGCCAAAGGCATCGTCGACGCTGTCGGCAATACGCCGCCGGTGGATGTGGCGGTTTGCCCGCCGTCGGTCTACTTGGCCCCCGTCGCCGGCGTCGTCGCCGGATCCTCGGTCGGCCTTGGCGCTCAAAACCTGTATCCGGAATCCGACGGCGCTTTTACCGGGGAAGTCAACGCGGCCATGTTGACCGACATCGGCTGCCGTTACTGCATTCTGGGCCACAGTGAACGTCGCCAATTGATGGGCGAAACTGACAAGGACGTTTCCACCAAGCTGCATGCCGCCTTGGCGGGCAATCTGATCCCGATCGTCTGCGTCGGTGAAACCTTGGAACAACGTGAATCGGGAACGACCGAAGACGTCATTGCCAAGCAAATCGAAGGCTCGTTGGCCGGACTGGACGAAGCCCGTGCCGCGGGAATCGTGATCGCCTATGAACCGGTTTGGGCCATCGGCACCGGCAAGACGGCCAGCAAGGAACAGGCCGAAGAAGTCCACGTCTTCATTCGCGGGTTGTTGACCAAGCAATTCGGGGGCGAAGTCGCCGAACAAATTCGCATCCAGTACGGCGGAAGCGTCAAACCGGGCAACGCCGCCGAATTGCTGGCCCAGCCGAACATCGACGGTGCACTGGTCGGCGGAGCCAGCCTGAAGGTCGACGATTTTCTGGCGATCATCAACGCTTCCTGA
- the secG gene encoding preprotein translocase subunit SecG, with product MNLMILGSFAGVVLGTLMAFLSLFLILLVLVQRGRGGGLTGALGGPGGQSAFGSKAGDTFTVITVVVAAVWAFTCAFTMWLLGTHTLPVAENTPAVSSGPGDDADETTDGLNIPTGDSLGLGGLSVGDDAGDSANENVQLTPADGGDAPADADDQATESNAETAADDEAASDDATTGDDAGSQDGDESTETDETTSAE from the coding sequence ATGAACCTGATGATCCTTGGAAGCTTCGCCGGCGTCGTGCTGGGTACCCTGATGGCTTTCCTTTCGCTGTTCCTGATCCTGCTGGTCCTGGTCCAGCGTGGCCGTGGCGGCGGATTGACCGGCGCCCTGGGTGGACCGGGCGGTCAAAGTGCATTTGGCAGCAAAGCGGGCGACACGTTTACCGTGATCACCGTCGTTGTGGCCGCCGTCTGGGCTTTCACTTGTGCGTTCACGATGTGGTTGCTGGGCACCCACACATTGCCGGTCGCCGAAAACACACCGGCGGTTTCCAGCGGACCGGGCGATGATGCGGACGAAACGACCGACGGATTGAACATCCCCACCGGCGATTCGCTGGGACTCGGTGGCCTGTCGGTCGGCGACGATGCCGGCGATTCGGCCAACGAGAACGTGCAACTGACGCCCGCCGACGGCGGTGACGCGCCGGCCGATGCCGATGACCAAGCGACGGAATCAAACGCCGAGACCGCGGCGGACGACGAAGCCGCCTCCGACGACGCGACAACCGGCGACGACGCGGGATCCCAAGACGGCGACGAATCGACCGAGACGGACGAAACCACGTCCGCCGAATAA
- a CDS encoding YicC family protein: MTTAQSDGLAPTANAADTPGAGIRSMTGQGRAQCSADCGTVTVEIRSVNNRGIKISVRTPDSLADLAATVETTVRKWVHRGSFTVNLTWRPKETSTAVKVNTDVVSSYFRQIKDAQTHCGVDQDIDWVGLMQLPGVLISDGPTDRVDHTLRDLVNTTLRHAVDALDQMRQREGAEMAASLTSDLGRIAGHVETIKGFVPDTVQRYRDRLESKVRSAIDAYDLKIDSIDLLREIQIYADRVDISEEITRLESHLKLFGQVLGGDSLADQNPSTSSSTAGPDSPTHSPAGRRLDFVIQEMVRETNTIGSKASNADVSAQVVEVKCALERMREMVQNLE; the protein is encoded by the coding sequence ATGACGACAGCCCAGTCCGACGGTCTCGCCCCCACCGCTAACGCCGCGGACACGCCCGGCGCCGGAATCCGCAGCATGACCGGGCAGGGTCGCGCCCAATGCTCGGCCGACTGTGGGACGGTGACCGTCGAAATCCGTTCGGTCAACAATCGCGGCATCAAAATCAGTGTGCGAACCCCCGATTCGTTGGCGGATTTGGCCGCGACGGTCGAAACAACCGTTCGCAAATGGGTCCACCGTGGATCCTTCACCGTCAATTTGACGTGGCGTCCCAAAGAAACGTCGACCGCGGTGAAGGTCAACACCGACGTCGTGTCGTCGTACTTTCGACAAATTAAGGACGCGCAAACCCATTGCGGTGTGGACCAAGACATCGACTGGGTGGGGTTGATGCAGTTGCCCGGCGTCCTGATATCCGACGGCCCGACCGACCGGGTCGATCACACACTTCGGGATTTGGTCAACACCACGCTTCGGCATGCGGTCGACGCATTGGATCAAATGCGTCAGCGTGAGGGGGCCGAAATGGCAGCCAGCCTGACGTCGGACCTCGGCCGGATCGCCGGACACGTCGAAACCATCAAAGGCTTTGTCCCCGACACGGTTCAGCGGTACCGGGATCGTTTGGAATCGAAGGTACGGTCGGCCATCGATGCGTATGACCTAAAAATCGATTCAATCGATTTGCTACGCGAGATCCAGATCTATGCGGACCGCGTCGACATCAGCGAAGAAATCACCCGACTGGAAAGCCACCTAAAGTTGTTTGGACAGGTGTTGGGCGGTGATTCACTAGCAGACCAAAATCCATCCACGTCATCGTCGACCGCCGGCCCAGATTCACCCACCCATTCACCGGCAGGACGCCGTTTGGATTTCGTCATCCAGGAAATGGTGCGGGAAACCAACACGATCGGCAGCAAGGCGTCCAATGCGGACGTGTCCGCTCAAGTGGTTGAGGTGAAGTGTGCTTTGGAACGAATGCGAGAAATGGTTCAAAATCTCGAATGA
- the gmk gene encoding guanylate kinase: MTQTEIMCHGERQSIESGKRQQRPPGNPTDPVARLVVISGPSGAGKSTVLRRLMRECDLPLAMSVSATTRPPRPGEVDGVDYHFLDRDEFRRRIDAGDFLEWKEVFGLGHYYGTLRSEVTTGLKHGRWVILEIDVQGALAVFQDSRWDPVSFFIHPGDMNELERRLRSRGTEDETKVVARLKTAAREMKFSDHYRHEIINESVDHSVQEICEILKEYCS; encoded by the coding sequence ATGACGCAGACTGAAATCATGTGCCACGGCGAACGCCAATCGATCGAATCGGGCAAGCGGCAACAACGACCGCCTGGAAACCCGACCGATCCCGTGGCACGTTTGGTGGTCATCTCGGGCCCCAGCGGCGCCGGCAAATCGACCGTTCTCCGCCGATTGATGCGGGAATGCGACCTGCCGCTGGCGATGAGCGTCTCGGCGACCACCCGACCGCCGCGGCCGGGCGAAGTGGACGGGGTCGACTATCACTTCTTGGATCGCGACGAATTTCGACGTCGAATTGACGCCGGCGATTTCCTGGAATGGAAGGAAGTCTTCGGCCTGGGACACTACTATGGGACGCTTCGGTCGGAAGTAACGACTGGCCTAAAACACGGTCGCTGGGTAATTTTAGAAATCGACGTCCAGGGCGCTTTGGCCGTTTTCCAGGATTCCCGGTGGGACCCGGTCAGCTTTTTCATTCATCCCGGCGACATGAATGAGCTGGAACGACGGCTCCGGTCGCGCGGAACCGAAGACGAAACAAAGGTCGTCGCTCGGCTGAAGACGGCCGCCCGCGAAATGAAATTTAGCGACCACTATCGGCATGAAATCATCAACGAGTCGGTCGATCACTCGGTCCAAGAAATCTGTGAGATCCTAAAGGAATACTGTAGCTAA
- a CDS encoding Gfo/Idh/MocA family protein — protein sequence MTRLRPTRRDFLKASAATTAVTTPYFYSQPRSLADETASANSRIPIGVIGSGGMAGGNMKAAKDWLDVVAICDADSDRAAKFNESHSGGKAKIYTDYHDILADDSIPLIHVATPDHWHTKPLIEAMLAGKDVYCEKPLTLTIDEGKQIRKVQKETGRIVQVGTQQRSTFNLFVKAMAIVAEGRLGKIKRLECGIGGAPSSPSIPVADVPANLDWDRWLGPAPETDYRFLSTGKGRPNTNCHYEFRWWYQYSGGKLTDWGAHHVDIANWALKLNGQTAGPTGISGSADHPVDFADGVPQQDDRYNTATKFEFTVSYPDGAEMVIRSNTRNGVLIEGEKGRIFVSRRNLDGAPVEALKENPLADDTIAKVYKNLPMERNERQAHWANFIHCHREGLEPISDVHSHMQMLNICHLAGISARLGRDLKWDDSAEQIVGDDEANAMLARPYREGYEIQMG from the coding sequence GTGACACGCCTTCGTCCCACCCGACGTGATTTCTTGAAAGCTTCCGCCGCGACCACCGCGGTGACGACGCCCTACTTCTATTCGCAACCGCGGTCGTTGGCCGATGAGACGGCATCGGCCAACAGTCGGATACCGATCGGTGTGATCGGCAGCGGCGGGATGGCGGGTGGCAACATGAAAGCCGCCAAGGACTGGCTGGACGTCGTCGCGATTTGTGACGCTGACAGCGATCGTGCGGCAAAGTTCAATGAAAGTCACAGCGGTGGAAAAGCCAAGATTTACACCGATTATCACGACATCCTGGCCGACGACAGTATTCCGCTGATTCACGTGGCCACACCGGACCACTGGCACACCAAACCGCTGATCGAAGCGATGTTGGCCGGCAAAGACGTCTACTGCGAAAAACCGCTGACGTTGACCATCGACGAAGGCAAACAAATTCGCAAAGTCCAGAAAGAAACGGGGCGTATCGTCCAGGTCGGCACACAGCAACGCAGCACGTTCAACCTGTTCGTCAAAGCAATGGCGATCGTGGCCGAAGGCCGGTTGGGCAAAATCAAACGTCTGGAGTGCGGCATCGGCGGGGCACCGTCCAGCCCATCAATTCCCGTTGCCGATGTGCCCGCCAATTTGGATTGGGATCGCTGGTTGGGACCTGCGCCGGAAACCGACTATCGGTTCCTGTCCACCGGCAAGGGGCGTCCGAACACGAACTGCCATTACGAGTTCCGGTGGTGGTACCAGTACAGCGGCGGCAAGTTGACCGATTGGGGCGCCCACCACGTCGACATCGCCAATTGGGCATTGAAGCTGAACGGCCAGACCGCCGGACCGACCGGCATCAGCGGTTCGGCCGATCACCCGGTCGATTTCGCCGATGGCGTTCCCCAACAGGACGACCGATACAACACGGCGACCAAGTTCGAGTTCACCGTCAGCTATCCCGATGGGGCAGAAATGGTGATCCGCAGCAATACCCGCAACGGGGTCCTGATCGAAGGCGAAAAAGGACGCATCTTCGTCAGCCGCCGCAACTTGGACGGGGCTCCCGTCGAAGCGCTCAAGGAAAACCCGCTGGCAGACGACACGATCGCCAAGGTTTACAAGAACCTGCCCATGGAACGCAATGAACGCCAAGCCCACTGGGCGAACTTCATTCATTGCCATCGCGAAGGCTTGGAACCCATCAGCGACGTACACAGCCACATGCAGATGCTGAATATTTGTCACTTGGCGGGGATTTCGGCCCGCTTGGGACGCGACCTGAAATGGGACGATTCGGCTGAACAGATCGTCGGTGACGACGAAGCCAATGCGATGCTGGCCCGCCCGTATCGCGAAGGCTACGAAATTCAAATGGGCTGA
- a CDS encoding GNAT family N-acetyltransferase translates to MEFVTIQWCTPLYQEALDLRHEVLRKPLGISFSPEDLDAEHSDRHFGVTVDGVLVATLSARPLDGGAVKFRQMAVAPEHQNKGIGAFLMRNAEELLGDSGVRSFRLHAREEATGFYEKLGYQNVDASFVEVGIPHQAMQKHVGA, encoded by the coding sequence ATGGAATTCGTGACGATCCAATGGTGCACGCCGCTTTATCAAGAAGCGTTGGACCTGCGCCACGAAGTCCTACGCAAGCCGCTGGGGATCAGTTTTTCCCCGGAAGATTTGGATGCCGAGCATTCCGATCGGCATTTCGGTGTGACCGTCGACGGCGTCCTGGTTGCCACCTTGTCGGCCCGACCGTTGGACGGTGGAGCGGTCAAGTTTCGTCAAATGGCGGTCGCCCCGGAGCATCAGAACAAGGGCATCGGCGCGTTCTTGATGCGGAATGCTGAGGAGTTGTTGGGGGATTCTGGTGTGCGATCGTTCCGGCTTCACGCCCGCGAAGAAGCAACGGGCTTTTATGAAAAGCTGGGCTATCAAAACGTCGATGCCTCCTTCGTCGAAGTCGGGATCCCGCACCAGGCGATGCAGAAACACGTCGGGGCTTAG
- a CDS encoding putative manganese-dependent inorganic diphosphatase — MTLHVFGHRNPDTDAICSAIAYADFLQRTTRPDAVAGSCGPPNERTEFALRKAGLQPPRITMDVRPELRDICKRDVICARSDEVFYEVYQRMNHHGIRSIPVLDDSKHLIGLVTLLDLLELVFQGGVDPIQSRQVRTNLDKVVSVLGGSFQHSIDTGRNDELIVTVGAMSAEGFTHRMKQFPAERLLVVSGDRPTIQLPALEMGVRGLVVTGGYELSSGLLHLAQARGVTVICSPFDTATTTMRIKAARLIDEVVDRDFMSLPGKLPVTTARNQIYRSPQSVFPVLEGPELIGVLSKSDLVNPPQPELVLVDHNELSQAVAGAEEADIVEVLDHHRLGGSLKSSGPMRFFMEPVGSTCTLVAQKFRTAQIDPTPGVALCMASGIISDTLFLRSPTATEADREILDWLQSLCDVDLKEFADEFFQVGSALRTCTPEKVVREDCKEFEEAGRQFSISQIEEIGFDLFWQRQDELADALEAMAAENGYEFSALLVTDIASNGSLLLLSNEPEGWDEINYPQLEDNLYELKNVVSRKKQLLPLIISLLETAPATPN; from the coding sequence ATGACACTGCACGTCTTTGGGCACCGCAACCCGGACACCGATGCGATCTGCAGCGCGATCGCTTATGCCGATTTTCTTCAACGGACGACGCGTCCCGACGCGGTCGCCGGCAGCTGCGGCCCGCCAAATGAACGGACCGAATTTGCACTTCGCAAAGCCGGACTTCAGCCTCCTCGCATCACGATGGACGTTCGTCCGGAACTGCGCGACATCTGTAAACGCGATGTCATCTGCGCCCGTTCCGACGAGGTGTTCTACGAAGTCTATCAGCGGATGAACCATCACGGCATCCGTTCGATACCGGTGCTGGACGATTCGAAACACCTGATCGGCTTGGTCACGTTGTTGGACCTTTTGGAGCTGGTGTTCCAAGGCGGTGTCGACCCGATCCAATCGCGACAGGTCCGAACCAACTTGGATAAGGTCGTCAGCGTTCTTGGCGGCAGTTTCCAGCACTCGATTGATACCGGTCGAAACGACGAATTGATCGTCACCGTCGGTGCGATGAGCGCCGAAGGTTTTACCCATCGGATGAAACAGTTCCCCGCCGAGCGTTTGCTGGTCGTCAGCGGCGACCGTCCGACCATTCAATTGCCCGCTCTGGAAATGGGCGTCCGTGGCTTGGTGGTCACCGGCGGCTATGAATTGTCCAGCGGCTTGCTGCACTTGGCCCAGGCACGTGGCGTGACGGTGATTTGCAGCCCGTTCGATACCGCCACCACCACCATGCGGATCAAAGCGGCGCGTCTGATTGATGAAGTGGTCGATCGTGATTTCATGTCGCTGCCGGGCAAATTGCCCGTGACGACGGCGCGTAACCAGATCTATCGGTCACCCCAAAGCGTGTTCCCGGTCTTGGAAGGCCCCGAACTGATCGGTGTGCTTAGTAAAAGCGACCTGGTGAACCCGCCCCAGCCGGAATTGGTCTTGGTGGACCATAACGAACTTTCTCAAGCGGTCGCCGGCGCGGAAGAGGCGGATATCGTCGAAGTCTTGGACCACCACCGCCTGGGCGGATCTCTTAAATCCAGTGGCCCGATGCGTTTCTTTATGGAACCGGTCGGATCGACTTGCACCTTGGTTGCCCAGAAGTTTCGCACCGCCCAAATCGATCCAACCCCCGGTGTCGCGCTTTGCATGGCGTCGGGCATCATCAGCGACACGCTGTTCCTCAGGTCTCCGACCGCGACCGAAGCCGATCGCGAAATCTTGGATTGGCTGCAATCCTTGTGTGATGTGGACTTGAAAGAATTCGCCGATGAATTCTTTCAAGTCGGTTCCGCACTGCGCACATGCACGCCGGAGAAAGTCGTCCGCGAAGACTGCAAGGAATTCGAAGAAGCCGGGCGTCAGTTTTCGATTTCCCAAATCGAAGAAATCGGCTTCGACCTGTTCTGGCAACGACAAGATGAATTGGCGGACGCGTTGGAAGCCATGGCGGCGGAAAATGGCTACGAATTTTCGGCTCTGTTGGTCACGGACATCGCCAGCAACGGTTCGCTCCTGTTGCTAAGCAATGAACCGGAGGGATGGGACGAAATCAATTATCCGCAACTGGAAGACAACTTGTACGAACTGAAGAACGTCGTCAGCCGAAAGAAACAGTTACTACCGTTGATCATCAGCTTGCTGGAAACGGCTCCCGCCACCCCGAACTGA
- the aroF gene encoding 3-deoxy-7-phosphoheptulonate synthase, with protein sequence MILILQSKATDDQVDHVIEKVESLGLKAHLSRGTYRTIVGIIGDESKLSEERLRSIPGVSEVVPVLPPYKLASLEAHPEPSVVNVSGVQIGGGHLGMIAGPCSVEDADRMHRIAKSVRDAGANLFRGGAYKPRTSPYAFQGLGEDGLKILREVGDEYGMPIVTEVTDPRNVELVAKYADMLQVGARNMQNFVLLTEVGRTSRPVLLKRGMSATIKDLLMSAEYVLSQGNPNVVLCERGIKGFDTITRNLFDVAAVPAVKALTHLPIIVDPSHATGRPDLIPPCALAGIAAGADGVHVEVHDCPEEAKSDGPQALLPDQYQELAKQMRQLAELFQKTISPLPEALA encoded by the coding sequence GTGATCCTGATTTTACAAAGCAAAGCCACCGACGATCAGGTCGACCATGTGATCGAAAAGGTGGAATCGCTCGGCCTGAAAGCCCACCTGAGCCGCGGAACGTACCGCACAATCGTCGGCATCATCGGCGACGAATCCAAGCTTAGCGAAGAACGATTGCGATCGATCCCGGGCGTCAGCGAAGTCGTCCCGGTGTTGCCGCCGTACAAGTTGGCTTCCCTGGAAGCCCATCCCGAACCCAGCGTCGTCAATGTTTCGGGCGTCCAAATCGGTGGCGGCCATTTGGGCATGATCGCCGGCCCATGCAGCGTCGAAGACGCCGACCGGATGCACCGCATCGCCAAATCCGTCCGTGACGCCGGTGCGAACCTGTTTCGCGGCGGTGCCTACAAGCCCCGCACCAGCCCCTACGCGTTCCAGGGCTTGGGCGAAGACGGACTGAAGATCCTTCGCGAAGTCGGCGACGAATACGGCATGCCGATCGTCACCGAGGTGACCGATCCCCGCAACGTCGAATTGGTCGCCAAGTATGCCGACATGCTGCAGGTCGGTGCCCGCAACATGCAGAATTTTGTGCTGTTGACCGAGGTCGGCAGGACGTCGCGTCCGGTCCTGTTGAAACGCGGTATGAGCGCGACAATCAAAGACCTGTTGATGAGCGCCGAATACGTATTGTCGCAGGGCAACCCGAACGTCGTGCTTTGCGAACGCGGCATCAAAGGCTTCGATACGATCACCCGAAACTTGTTCGACGTGGCGGCCGTCCCGGCGGTCAAAGCCCTGACGCACCTGCCCATCATTGTCGACCCGTCGCACGCGACCGGACGGCCAGACCTGATCCCGCCGTGTGCTTTGGCTGGCATCGCGGCCGGCGCCGATGGCGTCCACGTCGAAGTGCATGACTGTCCCGAAGAAGCCAAAAGCGACGGGCCTCAAGCACTGCTTCCCGACCAATACCAAGAACTGGCCAAGCAAATGCGACAGCTGGCCGAACTGTTTCAAAAGACCATTTCACCGCTCCCGGAGGCCCTGGCATGA
- a CDS encoding flavoprotein — MTPASSRTVLLAVGGGIAAYKVATVCSRLSQAGHQVRVAMTESATRFVGPATFAALSGSAVAGDTIDPHSRPLGPHIELADGIDLMLVAPATANLMAKFAVGVADDLISTTYLQVTAPVLLAPAMSDIMWEKPAVQRNVQRLRDDGCHFVGPETGWLSCRASGTGRMSEPETIVQAAQDLLAQTNTN; from the coding sequence ATGACCCCTGCGTCGTCACGGACGGTACTGTTGGCCGTCGGTGGCGGTATCGCCGCATACAAGGTCGCGACCGTCTGCAGCCGTCTGTCCCAGGCCGGCCATCAGGTTCGGGTCGCCATGACCGAATCGGCCACCCGGTTCGTGGGTCCGGCAACCTTCGCCGCCCTATCGGGATCCGCCGTCGCCGGCGATACGATCGATCCGCACTCCCGACCGCTGGGTCCCCACATCGAATTGGCCGATGGGATCGACTTGATGTTGGTCGCACCGGCCACTGCTAATTTGATGGCCAAGTTTGCCGTCGGGGTCGCCGACGATTTGATTTCCACGACCTATCTGCAAGTCACCGCACCGGTACTGCTGGCGCCGGCGATGAGCGACATCATGTGGGAAAAACCCGCTGTCCAACGTAACGTTCAGCGTTTGCGGGACGACGGCTGTCATTTCGTAGGCCCCGAAACCGGATGGCTCAGTTGCCGTGCGTCGGGCACCGGACGAATGTCCGAACCAGAAACCATCGTCCAAGCCGCCCAAGACCTGTTGGCACAAACGAACACAAACTGA
- a CDS encoding SseB family protein gives MVAPLSDDAYADFVAAIADSDVQRIQSILSGTEFILISVEDPDEPEDSEEIGALTAELEDQDVLVVFSSESHAEQFVNAQADVFEDIEEVQGFTVGGELLMDYLPDDYGILINPETDDVQLIDADIADQMRPPVDEDAS, from the coding sequence ATGGTTGCACCACTATCCGACGATGCCTACGCCGATTTCGTCGCGGCGATCGCTGACAGCGATGTCCAACGGATCCAATCGATCCTGTCTGGCACCGAATTCATTTTGATCAGCGTGGAAGATCCGGATGAACCGGAGGATTCCGAGGAGATCGGCGCGCTGACCGCGGAACTGGAGGACCAAGATGTTTTGGTCGTCTTCAGCAGCGAAAGCCACGCCGAACAATTCGTCAACGCACAAGCCGATGTCTTCGAGGATATCGAAGAGGTCCAGGGCTTCACCGTGGGCGGCGAATTGCTGATGGATTACCTGCCCGACGACTATGGGATCCTGATCAACCCGGAAACCGACGATGTGCAGCTGATCGACGCCGACATCGCGGACCAGATGCGACCACCGGTCGACGAAGACGCATCCTAG